Proteins encoded by one window of Ignavibacteriales bacterium:
- the aroE gene encoding shikimate dehydrogenase produces the protein MKRFGVIGHPIAHSLSPLLHNTAFSLLGVEGRYEAFDIEPSSLGAAIRDFKEKGFAGLNVTIPHKESILEFLDAQSDESKAIGAVNTLIFDGDRIRGDSTDVYGVAASLEEYRPQIQGSKAVVLGAGGSARAAAFALIGEFSPVEIVIANRSLVRAKQLIADLKPYATRTSLCAVALSDAEVQSSITQASVVVNATSVGMHPAVDQSPVKDQTGFHSGQIVMDLVYTPRETRFLSQASRCGARTISGLEMFLHQGARSLEIWLGLEMPVEQLRPVILNELKSRHT, from the coding sequence ATGAAGCGCTTCGGCGTCATAGGTCATCCGATTGCACACTCTCTGTCCCCCCTGCTCCACAACACGGCGTTCTCGCTGCTTGGGGTGGAGGGCCGGTACGAGGCATTCGACATCGAGCCCTCTTCGCTCGGCGCGGCGATCCGTGACTTCAAAGAAAAGGGATTTGCGGGTTTGAATGTCACCATCCCCCACAAGGAATCGATTCTTGAGTTTCTGGATGCACAGAGTGACGAGTCGAAGGCGATCGGAGCAGTGAACACGCTCATCTTCGACGGGGACCGAATCCGCGGAGACAGCACTGATGTGTACGGAGTTGCCGCCTCGCTGGAGGAGTATCGGCCTCAGATCCAGGGAAGCAAGGCTGTCGTACTGGGGGCGGGCGGGTCTGCGAGGGCTGCAGCCTTCGCGTTGATCGGAGAATTTTCTCCCGTTGAGATTGTCATAGCAAATCGGAGCCTCGTGCGGGCGAAACAGCTAATCGCAGATCTGAAACCGTACGCGACACGGACATCCTTGTGCGCAGTCGCCCTGTCAGATGCGGAGGTGCAATCATCGATCACTCAAGCAAGCGTGGTGGTCAATGCCACATCAGTTGGAATGCATCCAGCTGTGGATCAGTCGCCAGTCAAGGACCAGACGGGGTTTCATTCAGGTCAGATTGTGATGGACCTCGTCTACACGCCGCGTGAGACCAGATTCCTGAGCCAGGCCTCCCGATGCGGAGCGAGAACCATTAGCGGCCTGGAAATGTTCTTGCACCAGGGAGCACGATCACTTGAGATCTGGCTCGGACTCGAGATGCCGGTCGAGCAACTCAGGCCGGTGATCCTCAACGAATTGAAATCCAGACACACCTGA